A genomic region of Natronosalvus amylolyticus contains the following coding sequences:
- a CDS encoding tyrosine-type recombinase/integrase, with protein sequence MSRSDAEQESESDAERAPSFEGVRWTSYSLEDFTDLYWDEIAPCLETEGIDPTSEKPTHQWFRDHDARAFLTALRRHHDRSFGEFWNEDLELGDNEEGYTWATSNDATIDALEQFLNRRKSRYSLASSSVDALRTRLNLYVHAYQEANGTDDLLTPIQRGRENPAYEAVDAVYAAFDWLNEGAEREYSAQTLQRVRRVVDAWYQHLVGRRVASMNPASGLYDEFKWEVEDSPTPSLSANHIRKLMQASGTTREELLVVALAGWGLRASEVAALHISQFQRDVHEDDVPFITFENRKNGPGEVSLLYGMDVLDSRIDELAEDDTWTGYLFPSSQGETPYVTRDTIRNWFQNLALEADLPKRIRGERPSPQLCRRFWYDTYTAVLEGVLEGVDEIAAEQGSSDPRVVMQNYLSDSRSRRVRREFMRDQLNAAFGERT encoded by the coding sequence ATGAGTCGATCGGACGCCGAACAGGAGAGCGAGAGCGACGCTGAGCGAGCGCCATCATTCGAGGGAGTCCGATGGACCTCGTATTCGCTCGAGGACTTCACGGACCTGTACTGGGACGAGATCGCCCCCTGCCTCGAAACAGAGGGTATCGATCCAACGAGCGAGAAACCAACCCACCAGTGGTTTCGAGATCACGATGCGCGGGCGTTCCTCACCGCACTCCGTCGCCATCACGACCGCTCGTTTGGAGAGTTCTGGAACGAGGATCTCGAACTCGGGGACAATGAAGAAGGCTACACATGGGCAACATCGAATGATGCAACAATCGACGCCCTCGAACAGTTCCTCAACCGGCGAAAATCACGGTACAGTCTGGCGTCGTCTTCTGTCGACGCGCTGCGAACGCGACTGAACCTCTACGTACATGCCTACCAGGAGGCGAACGGGACGGACGACCTCCTCACACCGATTCAACGGGGCCGAGAGAATCCAGCCTACGAAGCCGTTGACGCGGTCTATGCAGCATTTGATTGGTTGAATGAGGGAGCAGAACGGGAATACAGTGCACAGACTCTACAGCGTGTGCGGCGCGTCGTCGACGCGTGGTATCAGCATCTGGTCGGGCGGCGGGTCGCCTCGATGAATCCTGCCAGCGGCCTCTACGACGAATTCAAGTGGGAAGTCGAAGATTCCCCGACTCCTTCGCTTTCAGCGAATCATATTCGGAAACTGATGCAGGCATCGGGGACGACGCGAGAAGAGCTGCTCGTGGTAGCATTAGCTGGCTGGGGACTTCGAGCAAGTGAGGTCGCAGCACTCCATATCTCGCAGTTCCAGCGTGACGTTCACGAAGACGACGTCCCCTTCATCACGTTCGAGAACCGCAAGAACGGGCCCGGCGAAGTGTCTCTATTGTACGGAATGGACGTGCTCGACTCCCGAATCGATGAGCTAGCGGAAGACGATACGTGGACTGGATACCTGTTCCCCTCCTCACAAGGAGAAACGCCGTACGTGACCCGCGATACAATCCGGAATTGGTTCCAAAATCTTGCATTGGAAGCAGATCTCCCCAAGCGGATTAGGGGTGAACGACCAAGTCCACAGCTCTGTCGTCGATTCTGGTACGATACCTATACAGCAGTCCTCGAAGGCGTTCTCGAAGGTGTCGACGAAATCGCTGCAGAGCAGGGTAGTAGCGATCCTCGGGTGGTGATGCAAAATTACCTGTCTGACTCGCGTTCTCGTCGAGTCCGACGAGAGTTCATGCGAGACCAACTTAACGCAGCCTTCGGAGAGAGAACGTAA